In the genome of Vibrio sp. NTOU-M3, one region contains:
- a CDS encoding DUF2913 family protein, whose product MSVYTIEIQKLVNSALAELRAEHQSGKLADAPVSNNHFLVRWVTKALKGQRFDRSVVGDLTRWQKAGRSKGNDAGLIFIFKRISAFYASFFTEGETPAAITDKQIEAFLDAMEASEWEVSTGEPLVNCGKVQIFTEGQNSLALCSEQCEDCFDNETLVKPMSWFVRGNHAEFVEKATAAGFMVHKVTDYKSNVKYHGEYLIFPANMGTQLAEIPLSFKAD is encoded by the coding sequence ATGTCTGTATACACAATTGAAATACAAAAACTTGTAAATAGCGCATTAGCTGAGCTACGTGCTGAGCATCAATCAGGGAAACTGGCCGATGCACCAGTCTCTAATAACCATTTTCTGGTTCGTTGGGTTACAAAGGCTTTAAAAGGACAGCGTTTTGATCGCTCTGTGGTCGGGGATTTAACTCGCTGGCAAAAAGCAGGACGTTCAAAAGGTAACGATGCTGGGTTAATTTTTATCTTCAAGCGTATTTCTGCCTTTTACGCCAGTTTCTTTACGGAAGGAGAAACACCAGCAGCAATCACCGATAAACAAATCGAAGCTTTCTTGGATGCTATGGAAGCATCAGAATGGGAAGTTTCAACAGGTGAGCCTTTGGTGAATTGTGGCAAAGTTCAGATTTTTACGGAAGGTCAAAACTCATTAGCCCTTTGCTCGGAGCAGTGTGAAGATTGCTTCGATAATGAAACGCTGGTAAAACCGATGAGTTGGTTTGTCCGTGGCAACCATGCAGAGTTTGTGGAAAAGGCAACCGCAGCGGGCTTTATGGTGCATAAGGTAACGGATTATAAATCGAACGTTAAATATCACGGTGAATACCTTATTTTCCCAGCAAATATGGGAACACAATTGGCTGAAATTCCATTGTCGTTTAAAGCGGATTAA
- a CDS encoding Bcr/CflA family multidrug efflux MFS transporter codes for MSDNSAAMNPSSAPKISFLLFLVLGAIGALTPLAIDMYLPAMPTIAKDLGVTAGQVQITLTAYTAGFALGQLIHGPLADSFGRRPVLIGGVFFFGIAAIVSATTQDIESLTYVRAAQGFAGAAAAVIIQAVVRDMFDREDFARAMSFVTLVITIAPLVAPMIGGHVAIWFGWRSIFWILAAFAVVVIMLVFWKIPETLAVEKRQPLRLGATIRNYTSLFRNPVAMGLILSGAFSFAGMFAFLTAGSFVYIDLYGVQPDQFGYLFGLNIVAMIIMTSINGRMVKKVGSHAMLRFGLAVQLLAGVGLFVGWLLDLGLWGTVPFVVLFIGTLSTIGSNSMGLLLSGYPHMAGTASSLAGTLRFGTGSLIGAIVAAMPNGVAWPMIVVMSACSVISAAWYWIFGRKA; via the coding sequence ATGTCAGATAACTCTGCGGCAATGAACCCTTCTTCGGCACCTAAAATCAGTTTTTTGCTCTTCCTTGTGCTTGGTGCCATTGGTGCACTTACACCCCTAGCGATTGATATGTATCTTCCGGCGATGCCAACCATCGCAAAAGATCTTGGTGTGACTGCGGGCCAAGTTCAGATCACGTTAACAGCATATACAGCTGGCTTTGCTCTTGGTCAGCTTATTCATGGTCCGCTTGCCGACAGCTTTGGCCGCCGCCCTGTATTAATCGGCGGTGTGTTTTTCTTTGGTATTGCCGCCATTGTCAGTGCAACAACGCAAGATATCGAATCACTTACGTATGTGCGTGCCGCACAAGGTTTTGCTGGTGCCGCGGCAGCAGTGATCATTCAAGCGGTGGTGCGAGACATGTTTGACCGCGAGGACTTTGCTCGCGCTATGTCGTTTGTCACTTTGGTTATTACCATTGCACCACTTGTGGCTCCAATGATCGGTGGACACGTAGCAATTTGGTTTGGTTGGCGTTCTATTTTTTGGATTCTAGCTGCGTTTGCGGTTGTCGTTATTATGCTGGTTTTCTGGAAAATTCCAGAAACCTTAGCGGTAGAGAAACGCCAACCGTTACGTTTAGGGGCAACCATACGTAACTACACCAGTTTGTTTCGCAATCCTGTTGCCATGGGACTGATCCTTTCTGGGGCGTTCTCTTTTGCAGGCATGTTTGCATTTTTAACCGCTGGTTCTTTTGTATATATCGATTTATATGGGGTTCAACCGGATCAGTTTGGTTATTTATTTGGCTTGAACATCGTTGCGATGATCATCATGACCAGTATTAACGGTCGAATGGTGAAAAAAGTGGGTTCACATGCCATGCTTCGATTTGGCTTAGCTGTGCAGTTGCTTGCGGGTGTCGGGTTGTTTGTTGGCTGGCTACTTGATCTTGGATTGTGGGGCACCGTACCATTTGTCGTTTTATTCATTGGTACCTTATCTACTATTGGCAGTAACTCAATGGGGCTGTTGCTGAGTGGTTATCCGCATATGGCGGGCACCGCATCGTCTTTGGCAGGCACATTGCGTTTTGGTACAGGGTCACTAATTGGTGCTATCGTGGCTGCCATGCCAAATGGGGTCGCGTGGCCAATGATTGTTGTTATGTCTGCCTGTTCTGTAATATCGGCAGCTTGGTATTGGATTTTTGGAAGAAAGGCTTAA